A window from Fusarium musae strain F31 chromosome 8, whole genome shotgun sequence encodes these proteins:
- a CDS encoding hypothetical protein (EggNog:ENOG41~CAZy:CE16), with the protein MKLFVLISFATWLHAATAPSADKQSQKKFDFAKIKKIVSFGDSWTDTRFNTSGTQPSSSNPFGNTGKTSSNGKMWPMYLTTQYNQSSVLLYNMAVGGAVTDINIVKTGPNDVVTQVNRFDAYLQQLGPKFFSPKHTLYTVFIGINDIYRTINDADQNDTVIKIMERLDELTTDLHGHGARQFLFISTPP; encoded by the exons ATGAAGCTGTTCGTCTTGATCTCTTTCGCCACTTGGCTACATGCAGCAACAGCACCTTCGGCCGACAAGCAGTCTCAGAAGAAGTTTGACTTTGCCAAGATTAAAAAAATTGTGTCTTT TGGTGATTCATGGACAGACACTCGGTTTAATACCTCTGGAACTCAGCCTTCCAGCTCCAACCCATTCGGAAATACCGGCAAAACAAGCTCCAATGGCAAAATGTGGCCAATGTACTTGACTACGCAATACAACCAGTCTTCCGTTTTGCTATATAACATGGCTGTCGGTGGTGCTGTCACTGatatcaacatcgtcaagacTGGACCCAACGACGTGGTTACCCAGGTCAACAGATTCGACGCCTACTTACAACAATTAGGGCCGAAATTCTTTTCACCAAAGCACACGCTGTATACAGTATTTATTGGCATCAACGATATTTACCGCACTATCAATGACGCTGACCAGAATGACACGgtcatcaagatcatggAGCGCCTAGACGAGCTTACAACTGACCTCCACGGTCACGGCGCTCGCcagttcctcttcatctcgacGCCACCGTAA